The following coding sequences lie in one Mesorhizobium sp. NZP2298 genomic window:
- a CDS encoding sensor histidine kinase, whose amino-acid sequence MNSKAEIGSSLPAEVARSIEDEDRLAVLHGLEMLDTAADPDFDRITGLAASVMQVPVALVTLVDVDRQWFKSCFGLDETETSTDISFCAHAIAAGDDPMVVTDAATDPRFKANPLVTGRHHLRFYAGAPMLVAGARIGTLCVLDRKPHAFPSQAKLDQLKTLAGLAASLFTLKDATRSGAIAEAALAREEKRRAIALDAASLASWAWDVRTDIIECDVRLSELFNLPRSTRLRARDILTAIDPRDVYQTETRFRDALTGSDDYFGEYRVKDFHPPRWVATRGSVIERDGDGKPTLIFGVNYDISERKLGEERQRLLLRELNHRVKNTLATVQALATQTVRHARQPSEFLEAFSARLQALGIAHNLLSDREWRGIGIRELVQIEIRPFDTDDQPRITISGADLLLSPDQAVGLGLILHELASNALQYGSLSVASGKVDLDWKTQGRKGDRRLVLTWRESGGPEVAPPQRHGFGSILIRRSLAKVISSEVTHEFRPEGVFAEISMPLEDLSK is encoded by the coding sequence GTGAATAGCAAGGCGGAAATAGGGTCGAGCCTGCCGGCCGAGGTCGCGCGCTCGATAGAGGACGAAGACCGGCTGGCCGTGCTGCACGGGCTGGAGATGCTGGATACGGCGGCCGACCCGGATTTCGACCGCATCACCGGCCTTGCCGCATCCGTGATGCAGGTGCCTGTCGCCCTGGTGACGCTCGTCGATGTCGATCGGCAATGGTTCAAGTCCTGCTTTGGTCTCGACGAGACCGAAACCTCGACCGACATCTCCTTCTGTGCCCACGCCATCGCCGCCGGCGACGATCCCATGGTGGTGACCGACGCGGCGACAGATCCGCGCTTCAAGGCCAATCCGCTGGTCACCGGCAGGCACCATTTGCGTTTCTACGCCGGCGCGCCGATGCTCGTGGCAGGCGCCAGGATCGGCACGCTGTGTGTGCTCGACCGCAAGCCACATGCCTTTCCGTCACAGGCCAAGCTCGACCAGTTGAAGACGCTGGCAGGCCTTGCCGCCAGCCTGTTTACCTTGAAGGATGCGACCCGCAGCGGCGCCATCGCCGAGGCAGCACTTGCGCGCGAGGAGAAGCGGCGTGCCATCGCGCTCGACGCTGCATCGCTGGCCAGCTGGGCATGGGATGTCCGCACGGACATCATCGAATGCGATGTCCGATTGTCGGAATTGTTCAACCTGCCGCGTTCGACCCGGCTGCGGGCACGTGACATCCTGACCGCCATCGATCCGCGCGACGTCTATCAGACCGAAACCCGCTTTCGAGACGCCTTGACCGGCAGCGACGATTATTTCGGCGAATACCGGGTGAAAGACTTTCATCCGCCGCGCTGGGTGGCCACGCGCGGCAGCGTCATCGAGCGCGACGGCGACGGCAAGCCGACGCTGATCTTCGGCGTCAACTACGACATTTCCGAACGCAAGCTCGGCGAAGAGCGGCAGCGGCTCCTGCTGCGCGAACTCAACCACCGCGTCAAGAACACGCTGGCGACCGTCCAGGCGCTGGCGACGCAGACCGTTCGCCATGCCCGCCAGCCGAGTGAATTCCTCGAGGCGTTCAGCGCCCGGCTTCAGGCATTGGGCATCGCCCACAATCTCTTGTCCGACCGCGAGTGGCGCGGCATCGGCATCCGCGAACTCGTCCAGATCGAGATCAGGCCCTTTGACACCGACGACCAGCCGCGTATCACCATCTCCGGCGCCGACCTTTTGCTGTCACCCGATCAGGCCGTCGGCCTCGGGCTCATCCTGCACGAACTGGCCAGCAATGCGCTGCAATATGGATCCCTGTCGGTTGCATCGGGCAAGGTTGATCTCGACTGGAAGACACAAGGCAGGAAGGGCGACCGGCGCCTGGTGCTGACCTGGCGCGAAAGCGGCGGCCCTGAAGTCGCCCCGCCGCAGCGCCATGGCTTCGGCTCGATTCTCATCCGCCGCAGCCTGGCCAAGGTCATTTCAAGCGAAGTCACCCATGAATTCCGGCCCGAGGGCGTCTTCGCCGAAATATCGATGCCGCTGGAAGATCTGTCCAAGTGA
- a CDS encoding diacylglycerol/lipid kinase family protein, which yields MKFAAVLNRDGGTLRTTDLAALSDKMRQTLETAGHSLSIDVVAGKDVVEALDSAASRRTIDVVLAGGGDGTISAAAARLMGKKKALAILPAGTMNLFARGLGIPQSLNAALDSFADGEIIAVDMATANGQPFVHQFSIGMHAKMVQLRQGMEFGSRLGKIGASAKAAWATIKNPPAMNVTLAIGDAEMTARITGIGVTNNLFGEGHLPYADNPSGGVLGIYVTVAQQRAELVKFFFNVARGKWRDNEHVEIHQSDRTVLKIHSGSRRFRAVMDGELVRLDRETTIEIKPRALNVLVPASIAEAKAA from the coding sequence ATGAAATTTGCGGCGGTGCTGAACCGGGACGGCGGCACCTTGCGCACCACCGACCTCGCCGCCCTTTCCGACAAGATGCGCCAGACGCTGGAGACGGCAGGCCATTCTCTCAGCATCGATGTCGTTGCCGGCAAGGACGTTGTGGAAGCCCTCGACAGCGCCGCCTCGCGCCGCACCATCGATGTCGTGCTCGCCGGTGGCGGCGACGGAACCATTTCAGCCGCGGCCGCCAGGCTGATGGGCAAGAAGAAGGCGCTGGCCATATTGCCGGCCGGCACCATGAACCTGTTCGCACGCGGTCTCGGCATTCCGCAGTCGCTAAATGCCGCGCTGGACTCCTTCGCCGACGGCGAGATCATCGCGGTCGACATGGCCACGGCCAATGGCCAACCCTTCGTCCATCAGTTCTCGATCGGCATGCATGCCAAGATGGTTCAACTGCGCCAAGGCATGGAATTTGGGTCGCGCCTGGGCAAGATCGGAGCTTCGGCCAAGGCGGCATGGGCGACGATCAAGAATCCGCCTGCGATGAACGTGACGCTCGCCATCGGCGACGCCGAGATGACGGCGCGCATAACAGGCATCGGCGTCACCAACAACCTGTTCGGCGAGGGCCACCTCCCCTATGCGGACAACCCTTCGGGCGGCGTGCTCGGCATCTATGTCACCGTGGCGCAGCAGCGCGCCGAACTGGTGAAGTTCTTCTTCAACGTGGCGCGCGGCAAATGGCGGGACAATGAACATGTGGAAATCCATCAGTCCGACCGCACTGTCCTGAAAATCCATTCCGGCAGCAGGAGGTTCCGCGCCGTCATGGATGGCGAACTCGTCCGGCTCGATCGTGAAACGACCATCGAGATCAAGCCTCGTGCGTTGAACGTCCTGGTGCCCGCCAGCATCGCCGAGGCAAAGGCCGCCTGA
- a CDS encoding PRC-barrel domain-containing protein: MIRTLLATTALATLIATGAFAQSATTPAPADAPAVQEPAAVAPVPRAEGSIVTNIIGESVYNGTGDDAENIGKVSDVVFDKDGMAKSVVIGVGGFLGVGAKNVAFDYDKLQWAEKNGDRWLVAQTTKEELTAHPEFDSKPYGPAPAPAASTDATAPAAPATTDTAQKPVDMNATPAEPVKRADGNLATNIIGETVYNGTGDDAQNIGSVNDIVLSKEGKAESLVIGVGGFLGLGAKNVTYDFGKAQWAEKNGDRWLVAQTTKEELQAQPDFNRKAYDPAPATTASNEPSTTAPAATTASAAAPADKTAEAPAATAPDQTQTAAIDKSTLTAMPVGEIRADDLKGTTVYGANDAKVGEIGDVVLTPDNKTDAVIVDVGGFLGIGGKEVAVGLDNLKFMTDKDGKKYLYTTFTKEQLQAQTAYDKGSYAEKRDQQRMIVR; encoded by the coding sequence ATGATCCGCACCCTTTTAGCCACGACCGCACTCGCAACGCTGATCGCGACCGGTGCCTTCGCACAGAGCGCGACGACCCCGGCTCCAGCGGACGCACCTGCCGTTCAGGAGCCGGCCGCAGTTGCACCGGTGCCGCGCGCCGAAGGCAGCATCGTCACCAACATCATCGGCGAATCCGTCTATAACGGCACGGGCGACGATGCCGAGAACATCGGCAAGGTCAGCGATGTCGTCTTCGACAAGGATGGCATGGCGAAATCCGTCGTCATCGGCGTCGGCGGCTTTCTGGGCGTAGGCGCGAAAAATGTCGCCTTCGACTACGACAAGCTGCAGTGGGCCGAGAAGAATGGCGACCGCTGGCTGGTTGCCCAGACAACCAAGGAAGAACTGACGGCGCATCCGGAGTTCGACAGCAAGCCCTATGGACCCGCACCAGCGCCAGCCGCTTCCACGGATGCGACAGCTCCCGCAGCGCCCGCCACGACCGATACCGCGCAGAAACCTGTCGACATGAATGCTACCCCGGCCGAGCCGGTGAAGCGCGCCGACGGCAACCTTGCCACCAATATCATTGGTGAGACCGTCTACAACGGTACCGGTGACGACGCGCAGAATATCGGCAGCGTCAACGACATCGTGCTTTCCAAGGAAGGCAAGGCCGAATCCCTGGTTATCGGCGTGGGTGGGTTTCTTGGTCTAGGCGCCAAGAATGTCACCTATGATTTCGGCAAGGCACAGTGGGCCGAGAAGAATGGCGACCGCTGGCTGGTGGCGCAGACGACAAAGGAAGAGCTGCAGGCGCAGCCGGATTTCAACCGCAAGGCTTATGATCCGGCGCCGGCGACGACCGCTTCCAATGAACCCTCGACGACTGCACCGGCCGCGACCACGGCTTCCGCCGCCGCTCCGGCGGACAAGACAGCCGAGGCTCCGGCCGCGACGGCTCCCGACCAGACGCAGACGGCTGCCATCGACAAGTCCACGCTGACCGCGATGCCGGTCGGCGAGATCAGGGCCGACGACCTCAAGGGCACCACGGTCTACGGCGCCAATGATGCCAAGGTCGGCGAGATCGGCGATGTCGTGCTGACGCCGGACAACAAAACCGATGCCGTGATCGTCGACGTCGGCGGCTTCCTCGGCATCGGCGGGAAGGAGGTCGCGGTTGGCCTGGATAATCTCAAATTCATGACCGACAAGGACGGCAAGAAGTATCTCTATACGACCTTCACCAAGGAACAGCTGCAGGCGCAGACTGCCTATGACAAGGGCAGCTATGCCGAGAAGCGCGACCAGCAGCGGATGATTGTGAGGTAG
- a CDS encoding alkaline phosphatase family protein gives MTGKARRPNVLLITCDQWRGDCLSAAGHAVVKTPNADALAAEGVLFKRHYGGAAPCSPARACLYTGLYQMNNRVCRNGSPLDARHGNIALHARGLGYDPTLFGYTDVSLDPRLLASGDPRLKSYEGVLPGFTVRQLLPEDQKQWLSWLKLRGIDASAGSPDIHRPVDEEGDADAVTETPPIYSKDHTPTAFLAGEFIRWLGEQEQATPWFAHLSFISPHPPFIVPEPYNTLYDPADGPAFHRAESWRAEAQSHPYLAYDLGRQKRAKFRPGTTGRVHDWSEDDFRRIRAIYYGMISEVDAQLGRIWQAVKVSGAWDDTIIILTSDHAEMMGDHFMLGKGGYFDGSYHIPLIIRDPRHRKAAGTSIDRFTEAVDILPTLVDLLGEPPKPHLDGCSLKPFLSGGTPASWRDAAHWEFDFRSIAGGEAEAHFGIGSRQCNLAVIRTKKFKYVHFGGGLPPLLFNIEADPGELTNLATSPAHLSTRLEFAERLLAWRAEHLDQSLALAELTENGVVGHVSKATRE, from the coding sequence GTGACAGGAAAAGCCAGGCGCCCCAACGTTCTCCTGATCACTTGCGACCAGTGGCGCGGTGATTGCCTGTCGGCCGCCGGCCACGCCGTGGTCAAGACGCCGAACGCAGATGCGCTGGCCGCCGAGGGCGTATTGTTCAAGCGTCACTATGGCGGCGCGGCGCCCTGTTCGCCCGCCCGTGCCTGCCTTTACACCGGCCTCTACCAGATGAACAACCGGGTCTGCCGCAACGGCTCGCCACTTGACGCCCGCCACGGCAACATCGCACTGCACGCGCGCGGCCTCGGCTACGATCCGACCCTGTTCGGTTACACCGACGTGTCGCTCGATCCTCGCTTGCTGGCTTCAGGCGATCCAAGGCTGAAAAGCTATGAAGGCGTCCTGCCTGGATTCACGGTGCGGCAACTGTTGCCCGAGGACCAGAAGCAATGGCTGTCCTGGCTGAAGCTGCGTGGCATCGATGCCAGCGCCGGATCTCCCGACATCCATCGTCCCGTGGACGAGGAAGGCGACGCCGACGCGGTGACCGAGACGCCGCCAATCTATTCCAAAGACCATACGCCGACGGCTTTCCTTGCTGGCGAGTTCATCCGCTGGCTCGGCGAGCAGGAGCAGGCCACGCCCTGGTTCGCGCATCTCTCCTTCATCAGCCCGCATCCACCCTTCATCGTCCCGGAGCCCTACAACACGCTATATGATCCGGCCGATGGCCCGGCGTTTCACCGCGCGGAGAGTTGGCGGGCTGAAGCGCAGAGCCATCCCTATCTCGCCTATGATCTTGGCCGCCAGAAACGCGCTAAGTTCCGTCCCGGCACGACAGGCAGGGTGCACGACTGGAGCGAGGACGATTTCCGCCGCATCCGGGCGATTTACTACGGCATGATTTCGGAGGTCGACGCACAGCTTGGCCGCATCTGGCAGGCAGTCAAGGTTTCAGGCGCCTGGGACGATACCATCATCATTCTCACCTCGGACCACGCCGAAATGATGGGCGATCATTTCATGCTGGGCAAGGGCGGCTATTTCGACGGCAGCTACCACATTCCGCTGATCATTCGCGACCCGCGACATCGCAAGGCTGCCGGCACCAGCATCGATCGCTTCACCGAAGCGGTGGACATCTTGCCCACGCTTGTGGACCTGCTTGGCGAGCCGCCCAAACCGCATCTCGACGGATGTTCGCTGAAACCATTCCTGAGCGGCGGAACCCCGGCTAGCTGGCGCGATGCCGCGCACTGGGAATTCGACTTCCGCTCGATAGCGGGCGGCGAGGCTGAAGCGCATTTCGGCATTGGCTCACGCCAGTGCAACCTGGCGGTCATCCGGACCAAGAAATTCAAATACGTGCATTTTGGCGGCGGCCTGCCGCCGTTGCTTTTCAATATCGAGGCGGACCCGGGCGAACTGACCAACCTCGCCACCAGCCCCGCACATCTGTCCACTCGCCTGGAATTCGCCGAGCGGCTTCTCGCCTGGCGGGCCGAGCATCTCGACCAGTCACTGGCGCTGGCGGAATTGACGGAAAATGGCGTGGTTGGCCATGTGAGCAAGGCAACAAGGGAATAG